The Plasmodium gaboni strain SY75 chromosome 3, whole genome shotgun sequence genome includes the window ttttattattatataataatatatatataaaaaataaaaatatatataatattatttataatataaaattaataatatataataaatatatattaattNNNNNNNNNNNNNNNNNNNNNNNNNNNNNNNNNNNNNNNNNNNNNNNNNNNNNNNNNNNNNNNNNNNNNNNNNNNNNNNNNNNNNNNNNNNNNNNNNNNNgtttatatatagagaATAGTTCTCCATAAAACAtacataaattattatctcaaaaaaaaaataaaaaaaaatatatgcatTTTTTATGGgtttatatatgtaatataacATGGTTAAAGAGAAAAAgaaacataaaatattaacatatatacatatatatatatatatatatatattatatatttatgcCCTTCTTATAGTTCAAAATAGGGTGCCTAGTTTAATTGTTCTATATATTCAACTGCCTTATTAAGAGCTGGTGTTAAAATATGTTCATCGATGTTTTGAAATTCATATGAAGATTCTTTACATATCCATGAgaaatttattaaattgggtaggttatttttattcatatgatCATCACTAgttaatataaatttataaatatcttCGATAGCATCTCTTACATTTATGtctttataattttttttttcaatttcTGTTTTGAACATTTCTTTATTCCTTCCAATAACTACACCAGAGTATTTATAGCATGCTCCGTTTGGTTCAATACAATAAATATCTCctacaaaataaataaataaatatatatatatataaatatatacatatatatattatatatatatattttttttttttgttacCTTTATCGTTTTCGTTGAAAGAACTTATAATGATTGAAGCTGCAAAAGGTCTCATGTGCcaatataatgtatatgcatgaatatataaagaaattCTGTTAACTAAAATATGTAATGGTATGTTTGtatgaaaattataataataactATTTGCTTCACTTCTTGCTCTATCAATTATATTTCTTGCATCTCCATCAAATCCAgaatatgttataataatattgttattaatatgatatattctattataactattttttttaagcATCTTATTCTTATCCATACTTGAATTAATACAGCAACATATTACACCATCCTTACATTCTAAACATAAAGCTgtattgttattatttatcgacttataaatatattcaacTTGATACAAGCGACCATCGGGTGAAAATGTTGAAACTGATAAATCATACCCAGCACTCAGTCCAGccataataaaaacaaagaaaaattaaacgataaaaaaaataaaaatatatatataaataaatatatatatattaggttttaaaaaaaaaaaaaaaaaattaaatattatatatataatatatatataatcctttaaatattaaatatatgtttaatttttttttatatatatattaatttatgTTTCCTTTGAATCGTATTCGTGTTAGTTACATTCtttaaaaagaaagaaCTATAAAAtagttttaaaaaataaaaataaaaataaaaatatattatatatatatattttatgtttatgGCAAATTGTAAGATgtgtttattttttattttttttttttttggtagGAATAATgcaaaataaaaaaaaaaattaatatatatatatatatatttatttatatgtatgtaaaatatttatttgtcatcttaattctttatacttaataaaagaatattaaaaaaaaatattttcatataaacAAACGGCTCTTCcgaaatatttttttcttgaAACGATTATTATACTTACAtggtaatatataaataaaatatataatatacatgtatgtatataaataatatatatatatattatatatatatataaagcagctaatatttaaaaaaattaatgtatatttaaaagatacATTTTGTAATGTATTCATAAAGattcaaataaaataaaataaatatataatatatataaattaataaatatattataaaatttcatgagttttaaaatatataattttttattaatatattgaatttaaaatatatatatttatattatttatatatatatattatttatatattgatcACTAAGCATAATGTCATGTACAcatataattctttattattcgttcataaaacaaaaaatatttcacATGGTACCTTTTTACaatttatctttttataaatatgagaagttttttctttaaaaatattaggttgtacatttattaatgtaaaaaatgtatttcGAATCGCACAacataaattataaaaagttATTCCGAAGATAATTTATATCTCTATAAAGCTATATACCACAAATATGAGTcatcacatatatattatatatatatatatatataataatcatttaacttaataattataaagaaaCACAATCCTGTTATATCATTGTAAATCTGGtcttgtttttttttaattcaaaaggaaatatcatatatatatatatatatgtaaaatatattttttttttttttttctgaCCTTTTTGATGTTGtgttttttaaaaaattcaCCTGAATTGTTCAtacgaaaaaaaaaaaaaaaaaaaaaaaaaaaaaaaaaaaaaaaaaaaaaaaaaaaaaaaaaaaaaaaaaaaaaaaaaaaaaaaaaaaaaaaaaaaaaaaaaaaaaaaaataaaatataaatataaataaaNNNNNNNNNNNNNNNNNNNNNNNNNNNNNNNNNNNNNNNNNNNNNNNNNNNNNNNNNNNNNNNNNNNNNNNNNNNNNNNNNNNNNNNNNNNNNNNNNNNNNNNNNNNNNNNNNNNNNNNNNNNNNNNNNNNNNNNNNNNNNNNNNNNNNNNNNNNNNNNNNNNNNNNNNNNNNNNNNNNNNNNNNNNNNNNNNNNNNNNNNNNNNNNNNNNNNNNNNNNNNNNNNNNNNNNNNNNNNNNNNNNNNNNNNNNNNNNNNNNNNNNNNNNNNNNNNatatataatatatatatatattaaaaagtGCATGTCTTATATGAtggataaaaaaaatgaatttatatatgtgtatatatacacaGTAGAACCAATTACAAAAACCAATGTAACATTGGGGTgtatgaaataaaaaaaaaaacgtATATGTAACTTTGAGtgaaatgaaaatatttttgaatatataaataaaagtaatGAATTCACATGAActaattaaaaaatattaacacaaacaatatatatatatatatatatattatcatgtagattttatttttgtttgtaaaattataatttgCTTAAATTCTTTAAGAGTTTAAAAATGTGTCTCAAAATGGTTGTCgtcttatatattttataaaccatttaaaaaaatatatatatatatatatatatttatatgtagGATATAGTCTTTTGTAAgatttataaaaacatttgTACATTGACATTTAAACACAAGttaacatattaaaaaaatacttttattattttattattttattattttattatttttttatttttttttattttattttttttgtgcCCCCATGCAAACCAAAATAAAATGAGAGAAAATCTGTTACATTCTTTTTATGCCTTTGTGAATATGATAAGACACgaatttttgttttttgtACACGAGgaaagagaaaaaaaaaaaattacatttaccatttaaatgttatatatatatatatatatatattttattttattttattttttattttttattttatttttttgagGGATGCATAGGGTATGGcacattatatattgtttcATCTTCCTTCTGATGAATAGATCAATAGGCGCAGAGAAACTTAAAAAATTCGATCCTGTTATGATAAAAGAAGGAGAATTATTTGGAGAAGTGTCGTATGATTGTGAATATAGTGGGTTTCTAGAAATTCACACTGATgacattttatattattgtttttttgtAGGAGAAGATGATCATAACGGTTTATTATTAAGAAAGTTCCATATTGATGATATGATATGGGGTATACCAGTGGAAGTATTAATTACACgtaagaaaataaatttatatatattaacagttgattatatattatctaaattaatattaatatatagttttgatgaaaaaataagaataacTGTTTTCAATAATTATATGGAAGAATCTGTAATGAGCGAAAAAATTAGTATtaattatgaaatattatataaagcAAATATGGTTTcttatataacatatttttataaaaataaaaaatctTTATGTGTATGTGGTATGAATCgaaatgaaaatattttatgtacCTTTTCTTTTGATTATGGTTTAACAATGAAAGATGATCATACGattgaattttttttaaaaaaaaaaattccACTTGGGCATTATAAAATACAAGTATcttttaaagaaaatgaagTTTATTTTAATTTGCATAATGATTTGAATGAAACGAATTTTTATGAACTTAAATGTGTTAAGGAACAAgatgaatatatatgtgaCATAATGAATAGGATACGAGAGACTCAAGAATATAACCACAAAAggtataaatatataccTAGTGAGAAcaacaaatattataatcatcatcataatGGAAAtcaacaacaacaacaacaacaacgACAACACCAAGGAGGAGTAGGAGTAGGAGGAGGTGTAGGAGGAGGGGCAGTAGTAGCATCATCTAACATAGGAGAAGACgaaaataatttcatatataaacatattgTGCGTGATAAATATTTCCAGATGATTGTTTTTCAGAAAGATCAAAAATGTTACCTTGCTTGGTCatttaattctttaaatataaacgATGAAATTACTAAAGAAATATCATCTGTCCCTTGTTCAAGTGTAGCAACATATCATATGGAAGAGAGATTAATAGTGactttaaaaaagaataatcCTGGTCCAAGGaatcattttttcttaatatatGAAGTAAGAAATGTGTGTgtgcaaaaaaaaattcgcatgaatatatgtagataaataaatgtattaaaatgatataatgTGTATCTGTTTGTATGATGAACTACATATATGatacatacatattatatatatatataatatatatatatatatatatatatatatatatatgtgtatatttcattttattgTTCCTTAGAAACTTACTGAGAAAGCTGTCGGTTGTGAATTTGGGGTGGGGGGAAGCCTTTATGTTACAAAGACTTTTATGAATAATACATGCgatatgaatataaataacatGAACGTAAGTACAAATAACTATGATgaaattaatttttctatCATCGTTTCATCATCGTTTCATTTAAATCAAAGTACATGTTTTATATGGAAAGAAAGTGTGGATAATAAAGAAGAGAGGAGTAGCCTTTATTACATggaagaatataatatagaaaaagaagatataaaagtatatactttttatttttataaatatatattaataaataaaaattttgaaaaaagCACATGTACATTTGAAAGTAATGATAATCAAAcgttatatatatcttttagAGGAgatacatattataaagaatataattgtagcatattattagatacgtgtgatttttttattcatactcagagtaaaataaatataacatataatgatgatgaatGGCAGGTTGGCGAAGAATTATATGATGgatttgttatatataatggTGTTTATGTTTCTTTGTATGATGTTTTAAGCAGAACGAATGCTAATGAGTTGATATATATGGATGGCAAggaaaataatacaaatatggaattgaataatataaaaggTAACAAcaatagtaataataatagtaatagtaatagtagtaatagtaataatagtaataataataatagtaataatagtaatagtaGTAATAATTCTTATGGGGGAAgtgaaaaattaataacaataataattcCATATGGTATTCCAAATACACGCACAATAAAAATCGAATTTTcaaataaacaaaataacGAAGAAAAAAGATGGGCATATTTAAGactacaaaaaaataaatatataatgcCAAAAGTTATTGGAATAAATTCTTCTGATATTTTTGAcatatcatataaatattataaatataatcaagaaagaataaaatatatacttaaCGATTTTTCAGAGACAACATATTTAGGATTTATTTGTCAAAcaaaagaagaaataaaaaagagTTTATGTACCATTTCGCTAGTTGACCataatcataaaaatataggaatcgataatttatttaaaagtaataaaaatattttaccttttctatattatcAATCTACACCTAGAAAAATACAACCATATAATCAAATTATAAGTGAATTTCGATTTgttgtttttaaaaattttgatCTATTTTTAcaagataaaaaaatcagttatatattattaaaatgtatCTGTTCACCTTCCTCTAGTTTAATAAatacacaaaaaaatatagacCTAACTTATTTAATTACAAACGAACAAGTCTCACACGATTTTATTCATACACCAGGAATTTTAATAAGACAACGTATAAATAATTctcaaaataataataaaaacaataatatgaatgtaaataaaaattctAATTACTCcatacataataataatgaaaatataagaagaacaaaaagaaaaaataatgatacACAAAATGACAAACAAGACCAATTACCTTCTTATGATTTCAATGATctatataatgaaaaaaaaaatagtgCCTCTCTTTTTGATTTCAATTTTGTattgtttctttttttttgcatCACACTCTTCTAGAAATTTTGAAGTCCCCcgcaaaaaaaaaaaaaaaaaaaaaaaaaaaaaggaaacacaaatatatatatattatatatatattatatatattttatatatattttatatatattatatatattttatatatatattttcagATTTGTGGTTaatttgtaaaaaaatttataagtttataataaatatacgaaatatacataacatacatacatatgtatatttcttatttcatttttgaaacatttgtttttttgataatatttaaaaaaaaaaaaaaaattaaaattaaaattaaaacaatatatttaatattaatttgtatatattatgatatatatcatattaatttttttttttttttttttttttttttcacataaaaaataaggaTGCCAATTTGCATAAAAGAAAGcacacatataaaaaaaaaaaaatatatataaaaatatatataaatatatatatctaaatatatttatatatatatctaaatatatttatatatatatttatatatatatatttttttttttttttcgtagaacttatattatttatcaCATTCGTTTTATTATCAAACTAAAAGTAATAGGTACCATTTTGTTTGTAATATTTCAACAattcttcatttaaatGTAAGTGAACATCTTCGAACCACTTATGCTTTAATGCTTCATTGGCTGTTATTCTATTTTTGTAATTGTAACTTAAGAATTGATCGATTAGATCCAAACCCTCATCACTTAATATTCTTCTTCCATATATATctgtaaaaataatttgCAACATTTTCAATCTGTCAATTTTAAATTTAGGTAATTCTCCaataaattctttttttaaaagatcATCGAAATTATCATTAGGTATTCCTCTAAATActaaaattttaaataaaacagAAGATTCAAACTTGGATGTGACAGGAACAAAACCTAATAAGCATTCACACATGGTTATACCTACTGACCATATATCTACagaataattatataaagtaCTATTACATAAAATTTCTGGTGGTCTATATTGTAAGgttataatatttgaatCTTTTGTTTCTGCTTTTAAGAAATGATCATATACACCTAATCCGAAATCAGCTATTTTCACTATCCATTCTTTACAATCATTTAATCCATCTGATAAATATTggatattttttataagtgTATTAGCAGGTTTAATATCTCGatgtataataa containing:
- a CDS encoding 6-cysteine protein, which produces MHRVWHIIYCFIFLLMNRSIGAEKLKKFDPVMIKEGELFGEVSYDCEYSGFLEIHTDDILYYCFFVGEDDHNGLLLRKFHIDDMIWGIPVEVLITRKKINLYILTVDYILSKLILIYSFDEKIRITVFNNYMEESVMSEKISINYEILYKANMVSYITYFYKNKKSLCVCGMNRNENILCTFSFDYGLTMKDDHTIEFFLKKKIPLGHYKIQVSFKENEVYFNLHNDLNETNFYELKCVKEQDEYICDIMNRIRETQEYNHKRYKYIPSENNKYYNHHHNGNQQQQQQQRQHQGGVGVGGGVGGGAVVASSNIGEDENNFIYKHIVRDKYFQMIVFQKDQKCYLAWSFNSLNINDEITKEISSVPCSSVATYHMEERLIVTLKKNNPGPRNHFFLIYEKLTEKAVGCEFGVGGSLYVTKTFMNNTCDMNINNMNVSTNNYDEINFSIIVSSSFHLNQSTCFIWKESVDNKEERSSLYYMEEYNIEKEDIKVYTFYFYKYILINKNFEKSTCTFESNDNQTLYISFRGDTYYKEYNCSILLDTCDFFIHTQSKINITYNDDEWQVGEELYDGFVIYNGVYVSLYDVLSRTNANELIYMDGKENNTNMELNNIKGNNNSNNNSNSNSSNSNNSNNNNSNNSNSSNNSYGGSEKLITIIIPYGIPNTRTIKIEFSNKQNNEEKRWAYLRLQKNKYIMPKVIGINSSDIFDISYKYYKYNQERIKYILNDFSETTYLGFICQTKEEIKKSLCTISLVDHNHKNIGIDNLFKSNKNILPFLYYQSTPRKIQPYNQIISEFRFVVFKNFDLFLQDKKISYILLKCICSPSSSLINTQKNIDLTYLITNEQVSHDFIHTPGILIRQRINNSQNNNKNNNMNVNKNSNYSIHNNNENIRRTKRKNNDTQNDKQDQLPSYDFNDLYNEKKNSASLFDFNFVLFLFFCITLF
- a CDS encoding putative proteasome subunit alpha type-3; translated protein: MAGLSAGYDLSVSTFSPDGRLYQVEYIYKSINNNNTALCLECKDGVICCCINSSMDKNKMLKKNSYNRIYHINNNIIITYSGFDGDARNIIDRARSEANSYYYNFHTNIPLHILVNRISLYIHAYTLYWHMRPFAASIIISSFNENDKGDIYCIEPNGACYKYSGVVIGRNKEMFKTEIEKKNYKDINVRDAIEDIYKFILTSDDHMNKNNLPNLINFSWICKESSYEFQNIDEHILTPALNKAVEYIEQLN